The proteins below are encoded in one region of Erinaceus europaeus chromosome 15, mEriEur2.1, whole genome shotgun sequence:
- the VGF gene encoding neurosecretory protein VGF, with protein sequence MSSPSLRASALFCFLLLMEGLGAVPPGYPETQQPLLGSEHKEPAAGDSEPGPGPKDALEVRAARNSEQPGEGELFQGVDPRALAAVLLQALDRPASPPAPGAPQQGPGEEAAEALLTETVRSQTHSLPAPESQAPALQTPEGDPAEELETLAALLQQLRDFSPSSAKRQQETAAAETETRTHTLTRVNLESPGPERVWRASWGEFQARVPERAPLPAPAGPQFPAPGPGARPLGEGESVPPAPLGGALAPLTPLAPGYAGLGAAFPQGALLGGSEAGRRVLQQGLAQVEAGRRQAEATRQAAAQEERLADLASDLLLQYLLHGGAGLRGLGGRGLQGGEAGQERRGGAGRAEAAEEEREREQAEQEEDEEAAEAEAQAEEAERARQTSLLFAEDEDGEAGAEDKRSQEEAPGHRRKAAEGAAEGGEEQDAAAATDDDDDEMDPQAIDSLIELSTRLHLPADDVVSIIEEVEEKRKRKKNAPPEPVAPPRAAPRVRSPPPPVPVPAELPDWNDVLPPWDREEGDAFPAGPYHPLPNYIRPRTLPGPATARRRHLHRALAPPPGHRPDPEAPARRAQAAAEAEERRLQEQEELGNYIEHVLLHRP encoded by the coding sequence ATGAGCTCGCCCAGCCTGCGGGCTTCTGCCCTCTTCTGCTTCCTTCTGCTGATGGAGGGCCTGGGGGCAGTTCCCCCGGGGTACCCCGAGACGCAGCAGCCCCTCCTCGGCTCTGAGCATAAAGAGCCGGCGGCCGGGGACTCCGAGCCCGGGCCCGGGCCCAAAGATGCCCTGGAGGTCCGAGCCGCTCGCAACTCGGAGCAGCCGGGCGAGGGCGAGCTGTTCCAGGGCGTGGACCCGCGGGCGCTGGCCGCGGTGCTGCTGCAGGCGCTCGACCGGCCAGCCTCGCCCCCCGCGCCTGGAGCCCCCCAGCAGGGCCCCGGGGAGGAAGCGGCTGAGGCCCTGCTGACCGAGACAGTGCGCAGCCAGACACACAGCCTTCCGGCGCCGGAGAGCCAGGCGCCCGCGCTGCAGACCCCGGAGGGCGACCCTGCGGAAGAGCTGGAGACGCTGGCCGCCTTGCTCCAACAGCTGCGCGACTTCAGCCCGAGCAGCGCCAAGCGCCAGCAGGAGACCGCGGCTGCTGAAACAGAGACCCGCACCCACACGCTGACCCGCGTCAACCTGGAGAGCCCGGGCCCCGAGCGCGTGTGGCGCGCCTCCTGGGGCGAGTTCCAGGCGCGCGTCCCGGAGCGCGCGCCCCTGCCTGCCCCAGCGGGCCCCCAGTTCCCGGCACCCGGCCCCGGGGCCCGCCCGCTCGGAGAAGGCGAGTCGGTGCCGCCCGCGCCGCTGGGCGGGGCGCTGGCCCCCCTGACTCCCCTGGCCCCGGGATACGCGGGCCTGGGCGCCGCCTTCCCCCAGGGCGCGCTGTTGGGCGGCTCGGAGGCGGGGAGACGCGTGCTGCAGCAGGGCCTGGCGCAGGTGGAGGCCGGGCGGCGGCAGGCCGAGGCCACCCGGCAGGCGGCAGCGCAGGAGGAGCGACTAGCCGATCTGGCCTCCGACCTGCTGCTGCAGTACCTGCTGCACGGCGGGGCCGGGCTGCGCGgcctggggggccgggggctgcaGGGCGGAGAGGCTGGGCAGGAGCGGcgcggaggggcggggcgggcggaggCGGCCGAGGAGGAGCGAGAGCGGGAGCAGGCGGagcaggaggaggacgaggaggcgGCTGAGGCCGAGGCGCAGGCGGAGGAGGCGGAGCGGGCGCGGCAGACCTCGCTGCTGTTCGCTGAGGATGAGGATGGCGAGGCGGGAGCAGAGGACAAGCGCTCCCAGGAGGAGGCGCCCGGGCACCGGCGCAAAGCGGCCGAGGGGGCAGCGGAGGGCGGGGAGGAGCAGGACGCCGCCGCTGCCaccgacgacgacgacgacgagaTGGACCCGCAGGCCATCGATAGCCTGATCGAACTGTCCACGCGGCTGCACCTGCCGGCCGACGACGTGGTCAGCATCAtcgaggaggtggaggagaagcgGAAGCGGAAGAAGAACGCGCCCCCCGAGCCCGTGGCGCCCCCGCGGGCCGCCCCCCGCGTGCGCTCCCCGCCGCCCCCCGTGCCCGTCCCCGCCGAGCTTCCCGACTGGAACGACGTGCTCCCGCCCTGGGACCGGGAGGAGGGCGACGCGTTCCCCGCGGGCCCCTACCACCCCCTGCCCAACTACATCCGGCCGCGGACACTGCCGGGCCCCGCCACCGCGCGCCGCCGCCACCTGCACCGCGCGCTGGCGCCCCCGCCCGGCCACCGGCCAGACCCCGAGGCTCCCGCGCGGCGCGCGCAGGCGGCGGCGGAGGCGGAGGAGCGCCGgctgcaggagcaggaggagctggGCAACTACATCGAGCACGTGCTGCTGCACCGCCCGTGA
- the AP1S1 gene encoding AP-1 complex subunit sigma-1A, with amino-acid sequence MMRFMLLFSRQGKLRLQKWYLATSDKERKKMVRELMQVVLARKPKMCSFLEWRDLKVVYKRYASLYFCCAIEGQDNELITLELIHRYVELLDKYFGSVCELDIIFNFEKAYFILDEFLMGGDVQDTSKKSVLKAIEQADLLQEEDESPRSVLEEMGLA; translated from the exons ATG ATGCGATTCATGCTGCTGTTCAGCcggcaggggaaactgaggctgcaGAAATGGTACTTGGCCACCTCTGACAAGGAGCGGAAGAAGATGGTCCGTGAGTTGATGCAGGTGGTGCTGGCACGCAAGCCCAAGATGTGCAGCTTCCTGGAGTGGAGAGACCTCAAAGTGGTCTATAAGAg ATACGCCAGCCTGTACTTCTGCTGCGCCATCGAGGGCCAGGACAATGAGCTCATCACGCTGGAGCTGATCCACCGCTACGTGGAGCTCCTGGACAAATACTTCGGCAGC GTATGTGAGTTGGACATCATCTTCAACTTCGAGAAGGCCTACTTCATCCTGGACGAGTTCCTGATGGGGGGCGACGTGCAGGACACTTCCAAAAAGAGCGTGCTCAAGGCCATTGAGCAGGCCGACCTGCTGCAGGAG GAGGATGAGTCGCCACGCAGTGTGCTGGAGGAGATGGGCTTGGCCTAG